In Drosophila simulans strain w501 chromosome X, Prin_Dsim_3.1, whole genome shotgun sequence, one DNA window encodes the following:
- the LOC6725641 gene encoding uncharacterized protein LOC6725641 — protein MAGSGSESNLSTDSGPEFDSDFGGGGCVYDCCAMAKSITETRTTNSTAATITAIHTRKSTTTIAFVLLLILCCLCDYNHGSWASQCWKKHNSGSIQTPDGEFKRPFGILCTYRCFLWFPPIYPYCEFIFDLRLSRHFTSFPDCYEIRCNETFSFFGKEPHY, from the exons ATGGCAGGCTCAGGTTCCGAATCGAATTTATCTACAGATTCTGGCCCAGAATTCGATTCTGATTTTGGCGGCGGCGGGTGTGTTTACGATTGTTGTGCAATGGCCAAATCGATAACAGAAACGAGAACCACAAATTCTACGGCGGCAACCATAACTGCAATACACACTCGCAAAAGCACCACAACAATCGCATTTGTTCTGCTGTTAATTCTCTGCTGTTTATGTGATTACAACCATGGAA GCTGGGCATCGCAATGCTGGAAGAAGCACAATTCCGGCTCGATCCAAACGCCAGACGGAGAATTTAAGCGACCCTTTGGCATACTCTGCACATATCGCTGCTTTCTCTGGTTTCCGCCAAT TTATCCGTACTGTGAATTCATATTCGATCTGCGCTTATCGAGGCACTTCACATCCTTTCCGGACTGCTACGAGATTCGGTGCAACGAGACCTTCTCCTTTTTCGGCAAGGAGCCCCATTACTGA
- the LOC120285298 gene encoding uncharacterized protein LOC120285298, translating into MRATNSHASILVRSRWGRTLMESNEMALIAEGQRTRTRRIQKINSIRLGSDLSVRPRIVRVFVTGIWVVVVVRCAFISLYRYIWMGLDHLGKLRVVRSLLYCIGQPLHLICHTKGANRRNYNPMRSETETEMETENETVNGEGKV; encoded by the exons ATGAGAGCCACCAACTCACACGCCTCAATTTTGGTCCGGAGCAGATGGGGCCGCACTTTAATGGAATCAAACGAAATGGCATTGATCGCTGAAGGCCAACGGACCCGCACCCGCAGAATTCAGAAGATCAACTCGATTCGGCTTGGTTCGGATCTGTCAGTCAGACCGCGTATTGTCCGAGTATTCGTAACTGGGATTTGGGTCGTGGTCGTTGTGCGTTGTGCGTTTATATCactatatagatacatatggATGGGATTGGATCACTTGGGGAAACTACGCGTAGTGCGTAGTTTGCTTTATTGCATTGG ACAGCCCCTTCACCTGATTTGCCACACAAAAGGTGCCAACCGCCGCAACTACAATCCCATGAGAtccgaaactgaaaccgaaatggaaaccgaaaacgaaacggTAAACGGGGAAGGCAAAGTGTGA
- the LOC6725642 gene encoding uncharacterized protein LOC6725642 has protein sequence MAKLVTYVFIVSSLVLWYLLLFGGRGVRGVEATNGHGGQLEGRDFHHHGGSHHIRRNINHCWRRYDGYNLQNTVVNKKEQLKKPYGILCNFKCTWFFTVSFPTCEFIYDYKLSCVLFTSLPDCTSVQCTLMNYFD, from the exons ATGGCCAAATTAGTGACTTACGTCTTCATCGTCAGCTCCCTGGTCCTCTGGTACCTGCTGCTCTTCGGCGGCAGGGGCGTCAGGGGCGTGGAGGCCACCAACGGGCATGGGGGTCAGCTGGAGGGACGGGACTTTCATCACCATGGCGGCAGCCATCACATTCGCC GTAACATTAATCACTGCTGGCGCCGTTACGATGGCTACAATCTGCAGAACACTGTGGTCAATAAAAAGGAGCAGCTGAAGAAGCCCTATGGCATATTGTGCAACTTCAAGTGCACCTGGTTCTTCACCGTCAG CTTCCCCACTTGCGAGTTCATCTACGATTATAAGTTATCCTGCGTGCTGTTCACTTCACTGCCCGACTGTACCAGCGTCCAGTGTACGCTTATGAATTACTTCGATTAA
- the LOC6725643 gene encoding uncharacterized protein LOC6725643, whose translation MHPERYASPNPSIPLVIAGALLISMLSQVSGYSGRIPPDADNPGKCMYRGDVLELGVNNGIAPCQRLTCNKDGSILIEGCGKLRIENCNRGERISPGEPFPECCKLKYKCKQIGAAPYYIERNTAEKV comes from the exons ATGCATCCGGAACGCTACGCCAGTCCAAATCCATCGATACCATTGGTAATCGCAGGCGCCCTGCTCATCTCGATGCTCTCGCAGGTGAGCGGCTACTCGGGCCGGATTCCACCGGATGCAG ATAATCCCGGTAAGTGCATGTACCGCGGCGACGTCCTGGAGCTGGGTGTCAACAATGGCATCGCGCCCTGCCAGCGACTGACGTGCAACAAGGATGGCTCAATACTTATCGAGGG ATGCGGCAAACTGCGCATCGAAAACTGCAACCGAGGCGAGCGAATCTCTCCCGGTGAACCCTTTCCGGAATGCTGCAAGCTGAAATACAAGTGCAAGCAGATCGGAGCGGCACCCTACTACATCGAGCGGAATACGGCGGAGAAGGTCTAG